In Deinococcus proteolyticus MRP, a single genomic region encodes these proteins:
- a CDS encoding pilus assembly FimT family protein, whose amino-acid sequence MGARWTQGMSLLELLIVMAVVGILLSIGWGNYNRAIWANEVTEQANMLARDLNASRSAAQRESQNITLSFSSNNYTFGPEGTPGTRRVLSNGITLQCITNCVGTLTYQAPFATLNDAMGRVYRLSSPHGGVAPVEVRVVGVTGKVNVVRGQS is encoded by the coding sequence ATGGGGGCGCGCTGGACACAGGGGATGTCACTGCTTGAACTTCTGATAGTCATGGCTGTGGTCGGCATCCTTCTCAGCATAGGATGGGGGAACTACAACCGGGCAATCTGGGCTAACGAAGTCACTGAGCAAGCCAATATGCTGGCGCGTGACCTTAATGCCTCGCGCTCAGCTGCACAACGCGAGAGTCAGAATATAACGTTAAGTTTTTCCTCTAATAACTATACGTTTGGCCCAGAAGGTACACCAGGAACTCGGCGCGTTCTGAGTAATGGAATCACTCTACAATGCATCACCAATTGTGTTGGCACTTTAACGTATCAAGCGCCTTTTGCTACTCTCAATGATGCTATGGGCCGAGTCTACCGACTTAGTAGTCCACATGGCGGCGTCGCTCCTGTTGAGGTCCGGGTGGTCGGTGTAACTGGCAAAGTCAATGTTGTTCGGGGACAGTCATAA
- a CDS encoding prepilin-type N-terminal cleavage/methylation domain-containing protein: MSFVKLQGFTLVEILVALALFAILAAVLSSTIVGLFGNTGDSQQRLNTTTNAQRILESVKSSWNQQAYYDLACVNGLPAGYQITIQSLDSRAQPVTWSGARTAVANVCPALTAPGTIPPAPPMRRVTVTSRQNNQTTTLVLDLLRPL, from the coding sequence ATGAGTTTTGTAAAGTTACAGGGTTTTACCCTGGTAGAGATTTTGGTTGCTTTAGCCCTTTTCGCAATACTGGCTGCTGTGTTGTCCTCTACGATCGTTGGACTGTTCGGCAATACTGGCGACAGTCAGCAGCGCCTAAATACCACCACCAATGCCCAGAGGATTCTGGAATCGGTGAAGTCGTCCTGGAACCAGCAGGCTTATTACGATCTGGCCTGCGTCAATGGTCTGCCGGCTGGCTATCAGATAACGATTCAGTCACTCGATAGCAGGGCGCAACCGGTGACTTGGTCTGGGGCGAGAACTGCAGTGGCTAACGTTTGTCCCGCTCTGACTGCCCCCGGGACGATTCCGCCTGCGCCGCCCATGCGCAGAGTCACGGTGACCAGCAGACAGAATAATCAGACCACGACCCTTGTGCTCGACCTGTTGAGGCCGCTATGA
- a CDS encoding PilW family protein: protein MNTKRAQGLTLVELLVGMGILALLLVAVSSFFTSTSDGAVQVNTRAELQQDVLNVEQLLASRIKEAWYIYTPNRGQINLGTGQLRQNPLSGTGVWNLDTVTGTVDGGHMLAMILPPENAALNCTADTKGCFRFYAYYPVKRSVWVAGTASDGANNPGAGPNDANTWVLVELRANYLTGLSAVLPPQPLPGESRPLASTKPGAANFNYVPAISLPAAAPPNTGSANLLADNIAPMTASEPMFTFIQEPVANNVHSAVSTQEIVLRIAAVQQAKGRVIRLPAANSFYELRSFPGNLGRR from the coding sequence ATGAATACGAAGAGAGCCCAGGGGTTGACGCTGGTCGAACTGTTGGTCGGTATGGGGATTCTTGCCCTCTTACTGGTAGCCGTCTCCTCCTTCTTCACCAGCACCTCGGACGGTGCCGTGCAGGTCAATACGCGGGCCGAATTGCAGCAGGATGTGCTGAACGTAGAGCAGTTGCTGGCCAGCCGCATCAAAGAGGCCTGGTACATCTATACCCCTAACCGCGGCCAGATCAATCTGGGAACAGGGCAACTACGTCAGAATCCCCTGTCCGGCACTGGTGTGTGGAACCTGGATACAGTCACTGGCACAGTGGACGGTGGGCACATGCTGGCGATGATCTTACCGCCGGAAAATGCTGCGCTGAACTGCACTGCGGATACCAAAGGGTGCTTCCGCTTCTATGCCTATTACCCGGTGAAACGTTCTGTTTGGGTTGCGGGCACAGCAAGCGACGGCGCCAACAATCCAGGCGCTGGCCCTAATGATGCAAACACGTGGGTCCTGGTTGAGTTGCGAGCAAATTACCTTACAGGATTATCCGCTGTGCTGCCTCCGCAGCCCTTGCCAGGCGAATCCAGACCTTTGGCCAGCACCAAACCTGGCGCAGCAAATTTCAACTATGTTCCGGCCATCTCCCTGCCTGCGGCTGCCCCGCCCAACACTGGGTCGGCCAATCTGCTGGCCGATAACATTGCCCCGATGACCGCTTCCGAGCCCATGTTCACCTTCATTCAGGAGCCGGTCGCCAACAATGTGCACTCGGCGGTGAGTACCCAGGAGATTGTGCTGCGTATTGCAGCGGTGCAGCAGGCCAAGGGCCGCGTTATCAGACTGCCGGCAGCCAACAGCTTCTATGAACTGCGTTCCTTCCCCGGGAACCTGGGCCGAAGGTAA
- a CDS encoding dynamin family protein, with translation MSTLVSDRVQHLLTQERILLADVQALLSRCGAPEEAQAHARQALSALDETFLLVVVGEFNAGKSSFVNALLGTAALPEGVTPTTDRIYVLVNGERAGEMQPTADPFVSRLTHPLPGLEGVALVDTPGTNAIIRQHQALTEGFLPRADLVLFLTSADRPFTESERQFLELAARWGRSVVMVVNKADLLETAEQREQVREHVEKGARGVLGLNPPVFLVSARAEQRGGDAGFAALRDALSRRLSETERTRLKLQGPLNTAAELLDGEVRRTRAARETLSADLEILRDLEAQRVRHGESMLGELDGQLNRVGRLLSEFEMRADRFIDQKLRFSNVRGLMNGRELEEQFRAEAVAELPDAIDRQFSHMIDRFVEANLHFWEDVQAFLIRRQPSQEVARTRFSYDRAALLEGIAGSAREHLETTTEQGLARELSRDAEDSMKGMIGGLAGGMGLGVGIGALVGASALDFTGGILAGLTLGSLGLFVLPNKRLSAHRQLRARVEELREVLERIVRREYEREQERADTRLRDAISPYTRFTAQEEERLSAAETSLTQLQERLQTLRAQVAQLQADPERGAAELPAHAAGLAP, from the coding sequence ATGTCCACTCTGGTCTCTGACCGGGTGCAGCATCTGCTGACGCAGGAGCGCATCCTTCTGGCCGACGTTCAGGCCCTGCTGTCCCGCTGCGGCGCTCCCGAAGAAGCGCAGGCCCATGCCCGTCAGGCGCTCTCGGCGCTGGACGAAACCTTTTTGCTGGTGGTGGTGGGCGAGTTCAACGCCGGCAAGAGCAGCTTCGTGAACGCGTTGCTGGGCACCGCTGCGCTGCCCGAAGGCGTCACACCGACCACCGACCGGATTTACGTGCTGGTCAATGGTGAGCGGGCCGGCGAGATGCAGCCCACCGCCGACCCGTTTGTCAGCCGGCTGACCCATCCGCTGCCGGGGCTGGAAGGGGTCGCGTTGGTGGACACGCCCGGCACCAACGCCATCATCCGCCAGCATCAGGCGCTGACCGAGGGCTTCTTGCCCCGCGCCGACCTGGTGCTGTTTCTGACCAGTGCGGATAGGCCCTTTACCGAGTCCGAGCGGCAGTTTCTGGAGCTGGCTGCCCGCTGGGGCCGCAGCGTGGTGATGGTCGTGAACAAGGCCGACCTGTTGGAAACCGCCGAGCAGCGGGAGCAGGTGCGCGAGCACGTGGAAAAAGGCGCACGCGGCGTCCTGGGCCTCAATCCACCGGTGTTTCTGGTGAGTGCCCGCGCCGAGCAGCGCGGCGGCGATGCCGGCTTCGCCGCGCTGCGGGACGCGCTGAGCCGCCGCCTCTCGGAAACCGAGCGCACCCGCCTGAAGCTGCAGGGGCCACTGAACACTGCCGCCGAGCTGCTGGACGGCGAGGTTCGCCGCACCCGCGCCGCCCGCGAAACCCTCAGCGCCGACCTGGAGATTCTGCGCGACCTGGAAGCCCAGCGTGTGCGCCACGGCGAAAGCATGCTGGGCGAGCTGGACGGCCAGCTGAACCGCGTGGGCCGCCTGCTGAGCGAGTTCGAGATGCGGGCCGACCGCTTTATCGACCAGAAGCTGCGCTTTTCCAACGTGCGTGGCCTGATGAATGGCCGCGAGCTAGAAGAACAGTTCCGCGCCGAGGCGGTGGCCGAGTTGCCGGACGCCATCGACCGGCAATTCTCGCACATGATTGACCGATTCGTGGAGGCCAACCTGCACTTCTGGGAAGATGTGCAGGCGTTCCTGATTCGCCGCCAGCCCTCGCAGGAGGTGGCCCGCACCCGGTTCTCCTACGACCGCGCCGCGCTGCTGGAAGGAATTGCCGGCAGCGCCCGCGAGCACCTGGAAACGACCACCGAGCAGGGACTGGCCCGCGAACTTTCACGCGACGCCGAGGACTCCATGAAAGGCATGATCGGTGGCCTGGCCGGCGGCATGGGCCTGGGCGTGGGTATCGGCGCGCTGGTGGGGGCCTCGGCGCTGGACTTTACCGGGGGCATCCTGGCAGGGCTGACGCTGGGAAGCCTGGGCCTGTTCGTGCTGCCCAACAAGCGCCTGTCCGCGCACCGGCAACTGCGGGCACGGGTAGAGGAACTGCGCGAAGTCCTGGAACGCATTGTGCGGCGCGAGTACGAACGCGAGCAGGAGCGGGCCGACACCCGCCTGCGCGACGCCATCAGCCCTTACACGCGCTTCACCGCCCAGGAGGAAGAACGCCTCAGCGCCGCCGAGACCTCGCTGACCCAGCTGCAGGAGCGGTTGCAGACGCTGCGTGCGCAGGTGGCCCAGCTGCAGGCCGACCCGGAGCGGGGCGCGGCGGAGCTGCCCGCTCACGCTGCCGGACTTGCTCCCTGA
- a CDS encoding IclR family transcriptional regulator, which yields MHSLQKAARVLGAFDADQPEWGVRALAAELEMPRATVHAYLAGLTGAGLLRRTPAGRYRLSWRLAEMGAQLNISLPWFMAARQLITHLALDIQTVAFLCLLEDTEVVCAIRERHPAADIDMPLDTYLPSTATASGKVLYAYLNMQPPEFTICTPSSISTADEWETELARVRRRGYAYSIEEWLPDQCTLALPYWYGNQVVAAVGIQMTAERYLREERALREQTVQILQQHHATGPH from the coding sequence GTGCATTCCTTACAGAAAGCGGCCCGTGTCCTGGGCGCCTTCGACGCTGACCAGCCCGAATGGGGTGTCCGTGCACTGGCGGCCGAGCTGGAGATGCCCCGCGCCACCGTCCACGCCTACCTGGCTGGCCTGACCGGCGCCGGCCTGCTGCGGCGCACCCCGGCCGGCCGCTACCGGCTGTCGTGGCGCCTGGCGGAAATGGGGGCGCAACTGAACATCTCGCTGCCCTGGTTCATGGCCGCCCGGCAGCTGATTACCCACCTGGCGCTGGATATTCAGACCGTGGCGTTCCTGTGTCTGCTGGAAGACACCGAGGTGGTCTGCGCCATCCGCGAGCGCCACCCCGCCGCCGATATCGACATGCCGCTGGACACCTACCTGCCCAGCACGGCCACGGCCAGCGGCAAGGTGCTGTACGCCTACTTGAATATGCAGCCGCCGGAATTCACCATCTGCACCCCGTCTTCCATCTCCACCGCCGACGAGTGGGAGACCGAACTGGCGCGGGTCCGGCGGCGGGGCTACGCCTACTCCATCGAGGAATGGCTGCCGGACCAGTGCACCCTGGCGCTGCCCTACTGGTACGGCAACCAGGTGGTGGCCGCCGTGGGCATCCAAATGACTGCCGAGCGCTACCTGCGTGAAGAACGCGCCCTGCGTGAGCAGACGGTGCAGATTCTGCAGCAGCACCACGCGACCGGCCCCCACTGA
- a CDS encoding carbonic anhydrase codes for MSHNPDRPDQSATPETAAAALAATVPGALPDGLPDQLLSAALERRLLKAIRRGASMEDIAELRPNRVSSPEEAIRALEDGNARFFSGQARRPEISANERRAQIIGQTPFAAVLACSDSRVPVELVFDQGLGDLFVVRVAGNVVGESGLGTLEYAIRHLQVQLVLVLGHEGCGAVAAAMLTQAEIDQEPEHLRRLIGQIQPSVQDLPAIRDKKARMREAVISNVRLQVHRLRQQAVIREAEASGRIRVIGGYYEIGSGAVDLLTEPEELQLD; via the coding sequence ATGTCCCACAACCCAGACCGCCCGGACCAGAGTGCCACCCCCGAGACTGCGGCTGCCGCGCTGGCGGCGACCGTGCCTGGAGCGCTGCCCGACGGGCTGCCCGATCAGTTGCTCAGTGCGGCGCTGGAGCGGCGGCTGCTCAAAGCCATTCGGCGCGGCGCCTCTATGGAGGACATCGCCGAGCTGCGGCCCAACCGGGTCTCCAGCCCCGAAGAAGCGATTCGGGCGCTGGAAGACGGCAACGCCCGCTTTTTTTCCGGTCAGGCCCGCCGTCCGGAAATCAGCGCCAACGAGCGCCGCGCCCAGATTATCGGGCAGACCCCGTTCGCCGCCGTGCTGGCCTGCAGCGACAGCCGGGTGCCGGTCGAACTGGTCTTCGACCAGGGCCTGGGCGACCTGTTCGTGGTGCGGGTGGCTGGCAATGTGGTGGGGGAATCCGGCCTGGGTACGCTGGAGTACGCCATTCGGCACCTGCAGGTGCAGCTGGTGCTGGTGCTGGGCCACGAGGGCTGCGGAGCGGTGGCGGCCGCCATGCTGACGCAGGCCGAAATTGACCAGGAGCCCGAGCACCTGCGCCGCCTGATCGGGCAGATTCAGCCCAGCGTGCAGGACCTGCCGGCCATCCGCGACAAGAAGGCCCGTATGCGCGAAGCGGTGATCAGCAACGTGCGGCTTCAGGTGCACCGTCTGCGCCAGCAAGCTGTCATCCGCGAGGCAGAGGCCAGTGGGCGTATCCGCGTGATTGGCGGGTACTACGAAATCGGGTCCGGCGCCGTAGACTTGCTGACCGAGCCCGAGGAACTGCAACTGGATTAA